Proteins from a genomic interval of Helicobacter pylori Shi112:
- the cybH gene encoding Ni/Fe-hydrogenase, b-type cytochrome subunit, whose product MDKMNKVVLHKEYSGFVRFFHWVRALSIFALIATGFYIAYPFLQPNSSFYKGVYLLQAYVRSFHVMFGFLLISALIFRTYLFFTKESLMERRSFSQLLSPKAWIDQMKAYFLISGKPHTKGAYNPIQLVAYSTLVVLIVLMSLSGVVLYYNVYHAGLGAFLASAFKWFEALCGGLANVRFIHHLATWGFILFVPVHVYMVFFHSIRYESSGADSMINGYGYTKE is encoded by the coding sequence ATGGATAAAATGAATAAGGTCGTTTTACACAAAGAATATTCAGGTTTTGTGCGCTTTTTCCATTGGGTTAGGGCTTTGAGTATTTTCGCTTTAATCGCTACAGGGTTTTACATCGCTTACCCTTTTTTGCAGCCTAATTCCAGCTTTTATAAAGGGGTGTATCTTTTACAAGCTTATGTGCGCTCTTTTCATGTCATGTTTGGGTTTTTGCTCATTAGCGCATTAATCTTTAGAACCTATCTTTTTTTCACTAAAGAAAGCTTGATGGAACGCAGGAGTTTTAGCCAACTTTTAAGCCCAAAAGCCTGGATTGATCAGATGAAAGCGTATTTTCTTATCAGCGGCAAGCCTCACACTAAGGGAGCGTATAACCCTATCCAACTCGTGGCTTATTCCACTTTGGTTGTTTTGATAGTGTTGATGAGTTTGAGCGGGGTGGTGCTCTATTATAATGTCTATCATGCGGGGCTTGGAGCGTTTTTAGCGAGCGCTTTTAAGTGGTTTGAAGCGCTTTGTGGGGGGTTAGCGAATGTTCGTTTTATCCACCACTTGGCGACTTGGGGGTTTATTTTGTTTGTCCCTGTGCATGTTTATATGGTGTTTTTCCATTCTATCAGGTATGAAAGTTCGGGGGCGGATTCTATGATTAATGGCTATGGTTATACCAAAGAATGA
- a CDS encoding NAD(P)H-dependent oxidoreductase translates to MKKVLIINGAKAFGSSGGKLNETLSDHAKKTLESLGLEVDTTIVDKGYNHSQEVEKVFSADATIWQMPGWWMGEPWIVKKYIDEVFSAGYGKLWASDGRSSQNPTKNYGKGGLMQGKKYMLSLTWNAPIEAFNDPSEFFEGVGVDVVYLHLHKAFQFLGLSALPTFICNDVMKNPQVEQYLNSLTTHLHQAFGK, encoded by the coding sequence ATGAAAAAAGTACTCATCATTAATGGGGCCAAAGCGTTCGGGAGCTCTGGGGGGAAACTCAATGAAACCTTGAGCGATCATGCAAAAAAGACTCTAGAATCTTTGGGGCTAGAAGTGGATACTACAATCGTGGATAAGGGCTATAATCATAGTCAAGAAGTGGAGAAAGTCTTTAGCGCTGATGCGACGATTTGGCAAATGCCTGGCTGGTGGATGGGAGAGCCTTGGATTGTGAAAAAATACATTGATGAAGTCTTTAGTGCAGGGTATGGGAAGCTTTGGGCTAGCGATGGCAGAAGCTCGCAAAACCCCACTAAAAACTACGGGAAAGGGGGCTTGATGCAAGGCAAAAAATACATGTTGAGCTTGACTTGGAACGCTCCCATTGAAGCCTTTAATGATCCTAGTGAATTTTTTGAAGGGGTGGGTGTGGATGTTGTGTATTTGCATTTGCATAAAGCGTTCCAATTTTTAGGGCTTTCAGCGCTGCCCACTTTTATTTGCAACGATGTAATGAAAAACCCCCAAGTAGAGCAGTATCTTAACTCTCTCACTACGCATTTGCACCAAGCTTTTGGCAAGTGA
- a CDS encoding nickel-dependent hydrogenase large subunit — MSKKIVVDPITRIEGHLRIEVIVDDDNVITDAFSSSTLFRGLETIIKGRDPRDAGFIAQRICGVCTYSHYKAGITAVENALGITPPLNAQLVRSLMNMALLFHDHVVHFYTLHGLDWCDIMSALKADPIQAAKLSFKYSPYPINTGAGELKAVQKRLSDFAKSGSLGPFNNGYYGHKTYRLSPEQNLIVLSHYLKLLEIQREAAKMTAIFGAKQPHPQSLTVGGVTSVMDILDPTRLAEWKSKFEVVAHFINHAYYPDLVMAGEMFANEPSVIKGCGLRNFIAYEEVLLGKDKYLLSSGVVLDGDISKLHPIDESLIKEEVTHSWYQYEDTKEVQLHPYDGQTNPHYTGLKDGESVGIENKIIPAKVLDTQNKYSWIKSPRYDSKPMEVGPLSSVVVGLAAKNPYVTEVATKFLKDTKLPLEALFSTLGRTAARCIEAKTIADNGLLAFDALVENLKSDQSTCAPYHIDKNQEYKGRYIGQVPRGMLSHWVRIKNGVVENYQAVVPSTWNAGPRDSKNQRGAYEMSLIGTKIADLTQPLEIIRTIHSFDPCIACSVHVMDFKGQSLNEFKVEPNFAKF, encoded by the coding sequence ATGTCAAAAAAAATAGTAGTCGATCCTATCACTAGGATTGAGGGGCATTTAAGGATTGAAGTGATCGTAGATGATGATAATGTGATCACTGATGCGTTTTCTTCTTCTACGCTTTTTAGGGGGCTAGAAACGATCATTAAAGGCAGAGATCCACGAGATGCAGGCTTCATCGCTCAAAGGATTTGCGGGGTATGCACTTATTCGCATTATAAGGCCGGTATCACGGCAGTAGAAAACGCTCTAGGCATCACCCCCCCATTGAACGCGCAATTGGTGCGATCTTTGATGAACATGGCGTTGCTTTTTCACGATCATGTGGTGCATTTTTATACTTTGCATGGGCTTGATTGGTGCGATATTATGAGCGCTTTAAAAGCCGATCCCATTCAAGCGGCAAAACTTTCTTTCAAATACAGCCCTTATCCTATCAATACCGGTGCCGGCGAATTAAAAGCGGTTCAAAAACGCTTGAGCGATTTCGCTAAAAGTGGATCGTTAGGGCCTTTTAATAACGGCTACTATGGGCATAAAACCTATCGTTTAAGCCCAGAACAAAATTTAATCGTCTTAAGCCACTATCTCAAGCTTTTAGAAATCCAAAGGGAAGCGGCGAAAATGACCGCTATTTTTGGGGCCAAACAGCCTCACCCACAAAGCCTAACGGTGGGGGGTGTTACGAGCGTTATGGATATATTGGATCCGACGAGATTGGCTGAATGGAAGAGCAAATTTGAAGTGGTGGCTCATTTCATCAACCATGCTTACTACCCGGATTTAGTGATGGCGGGCGAAATGTTCGCTAATGAGCCGTCCGTTATTAAAGGCTGTGGCTTAAGGAATTTTATCGCTTATGAAGAAGTGTTGCTTGGGAAGGATAAATACCTTTTGAGTAGTGGGGTGGTGCTTGATGGCGATATTTCCAAACTGCACCCCATTGATGAGAGTTTGATTAAAGAAGAAGTTACGCATTCTTGGTATCAATACGAAGACACTAAAGAAGTGCAACTCCACCCTTATGACGGGCAAACTAACCCGCATTATACCGGTTTAAAAGACGGCGAGAGCGTGGGGATTGAAAATAAAATCATCCCTGCTAAAGTGCTTGACACTCAAAATAAATATTCTTGGATAAAATCGCCCAGATACGATAGTAAGCCCATGGAAGTAGGCCCTTTAAGTTCCGTAGTGGTAGGTTTAGCGGCGAAAAACCCTTATGTTACTGAAGTGGCTACTAAGTTTTTAAAAGACACTAAACTGCCTTTAGAAGCGTTGTTTTCAACGCTTGGGCGCACGGCTGCAAGGTGTATTGAAGCTAAGACAATTGCTGATAATGGCCTTTTGGCGTTTGATGCGTTAGTGGAAAATCTAAAAAGCGATCAAAGCACTTGCGCTCCTTATCACATTGATAAAAATCAAGAATATAAAGGGCGCTACATTGGTCAAGTGCCAAGGGGCATGCTAAGCCATTGGGTGCGTATTAAAAACGGCGTGGTGGAAAATTATCAAGCGGTGGTGCCTTCTACTTGGAATGCAGGGCCTAGAGATTCTAAAAATCAAAGGGGGGCTTATGAAATGAGCTTGATTGGCACTAAAATCGCTGATTTAACCCAGCCTTTAGAAATCATTAGGACTATCCATTCTTTTGATCCATGCATCGCATGTTCGGTGCATGTGATGGATTTTAAAGGGCAGTCTTTAAACGAGTTTAAAGTAGAGCCTAATTTCGCTAAATTCTAA
- the hydD gene encoding hydrogenase biosynthesis protein HydD: protein MSQKILILGIGNILFGDEGIGVHLAHYLKRNFSFFPSVDIVDGGTMAQQLIPLITSYEKVLILDCVSAKGVEIGSVYAFDFKDAPKEITWAGSAHEVEMLHTLRLTEFLGDLPKTFIVGLVPFVIGSETTFKLSSEILNALETALKAIETQLNAWGVQMQRTDHIALDCIAELSYKGF from the coding sequence ATGAGTCAAAAAATCCTAATTCTAGGCATTGGCAATATCCTTTTTGGCGATGAAGGGATTGGGGTGCATTTAGCCCACTACCTCAAAAGAAATTTTTCTTTTTTCCCTAGCGTGGATATTGTGGATGGGGGGACTATGGCGCAACAGCTCATTCCTTTAATCACTTCGTATGAAAAGGTTTTGATTTTAGATTGCGTGAGCGCTAAAGGCGTTGAGATAGGATCAGTCTATGCTTTTGATTTTAAGGACGCTCCTAAAGAAATCACATGGGCTGGGAGCGCGCATGAAGTGGAAATGCTACACACTTTAAGGCTCACGGAGTTTTTAGGGGATTTGCCTAAAACTTTTATCGTGGGGCTTGTGCCTTTTGTGATAGGGAGCGAGACCACTTTCAAGCTTTCAAGCGAAATTTTAAACGCTTTAGAAACAGCCTTAAAAGCCATAGAAACCCAACTCAACGCATGGGGAGTTCAAATGCAACGCACCGATCATATCGCCCTAGATTGTATCGCTGAACTCTCTTATAAGGGTTTTTGA
- the gltX gene encoding glutamate--tRNA ligase: MLRFAPSPTGDMHIGNLRAAIFNYIVAKQQHKPFLIRIEDTDKERNIEGKDQEILEILKLMGISWDKLVYQSHNIDYHREMAEKLLKENKAFYCYASAEFLEREKEKAKNEKRPFRYLDEWAALEKDKHHAPVVRLKSPNHAVSFNDAIKKEVEFEPYELDSFVLLRKDKSPTYNFACACDDLLYEISLIIRGEDHVSNTPKQILIQQALGSNDPIVYAHLPIILDETSGKKMSKRDEASSVKWLLNQGFLPEAIVNYLIAIGNKVPKEVFSLDEAIEWFDLENLSSSPAHFNLKYLKHLNHEHLKLLDDEKLLELTLIKDKNLLGLLRLFIEECGTLLELREKISLFLEPKDIVKTYENEDFKERCLVLFNALKSMDFQAYKDFESFKKEAMRLSQLKGKDFFKPLRILLTGNSHGIELPLIFPYIQSHHQKVLRLKA; this comes from the coding sequence ATGCTTCGTTTTGCGCCTTCGCCTACAGGGGATATGCATATAGGGAATTTAAGGGCAGCCATTTTTAACTACATTGTAGCCAAACAGCAACACAAACCCTTTCTCATTCGCATTGAAGACACGGACAAAGAGCGCAACATTGAAGGCAAAGACCAAGAAATTTTAGAGATTTTAAAGCTTATGGGGATAAGTTGGGATAAACTCGTGTATCAAAGCCATAACATAGATTATCACAGAGAAATGGCAGAAAAGTTACTGAAAGAAAATAAAGCGTTTTATTGCTATGCGAGCGCGGAGTTTTTAGAAAGAGAAAAAGAAAAAGCCAAAAATGAAAAACGCCCTTTCAGGTATTTAGACGAGTGGGCGGCTTTAGAAAAAGACAAGCACCATGCCCCTGTGGTGCGTTTAAAATCCCCAAATCATGCGGTGTCTTTCAATGATGCGATTAAAAAAGAAGTGGAATTTGAGCCTTATGAGTTGGATTCCTTTGTGCTTTTAAGAAAGGATAAAAGCCCGACTTATAATTTCGCTTGCGCATGCGATGATTTGCTCTATGAAATCAGTCTGATTATTAGAGGCGAAGATCATGTGAGTAACACCCCTAAACAAATTTTAATCCAGCAAGCTTTAGGCTCAAACGATCCGATTGTTTATGCGCATTTGCCCATTATTTTAGACGAAACAAGCGGTAAAAAGATGAGCAAAAGAGATGAAGCCTCTAGCGTGAAATGGCTTTTGAATCAAGGGTTTTTACCGGAGGCTATTGTGAATTACCTCATCGCTATCGGTAATAAAGTGCCTAAGGAAGTTTTTAGCCTTGATGAAGCGATAGAATGGTTTGATTTAGAAAATCTTTCCAGTTCCCCGGCTCATTTTAATTTAAAATATTTGAAACACTTAAACCATGAGCATTTAAAGCTTTTAGACGATGAAAAGTTATTGGAACTCACTTTAATAAAAGATAAAAACCTTTTAGGGCTTTTAAGATTGTTTATAGAAGAATGCGGCACGCTTTTAGAATTGAGGGAAAAAATTTCGTTGTTTTTAGAGCCAAAAGATATTGTTAAAACTTATGAAAATGAAGATTTTAAAGAGCGTTGTTTAGTGCTTTTTAACGCCCTAAAAAGCATGGATTTTCAAGCGTATAAGGATTTTGAAAGTTTTAAAAAAGAAGCCATGCGATTAAGCCAGCTTAAGGGTAAGGATTTTTTCAAACCTTTGCGCATCCTTTTAACCGGAAACTCGCATGGCATTGAATTGCCTTTGATTTTCCCCTATATCCAAAGCCATCATCAAAAAGTTTTAAGGCTCAAAGCATGA
- a CDS encoding outer membrane protein → MLNSRKNHEKSSLTLSLSLSFWLHAERNGFYLGLNALEGSYIQEQGSIGERILEETALNQAIKNANNYPFEKPLVKDVEDAQNALNKVKDSNKIAIQLKGKGGTGGILNELSFGYKYFLGKKRIIGFRHSLFFGYQTSRLAYAPIASLIAVSPLSLFTFSSISYSNIGSIAFLPYGFNTDLLINLIDNEKYSLGLVIGMDIGASTWFSSNNLYPFSSVNLNPFNQVKSRTIFQLQGKFGVRYNNVKYKYSVELGVKVPAFKVNYYSDNYGDKLDYKRVVSVYVNYAYNFKNKN, encoded by the coding sequence ATTCTAAACTCAAGGAAAAACCATGAAAAAAGCTCTCTTACTCTCTCTCTCTCTCTCTCGTTTTGGCTCCACGCTGAAAGGAATGGATTTTATTTAGGTTTAAATGCTCTAGAAGGAAGCTACATTCAAGAACAAGGTAGTATCGGCGAAAGAATTTTAGAAGAAACCGCCTTAAATCAAGCGATCAAAAACGCAAACAATTACCCCTTCGAAAAACCATTAGTAAAAGATGTGGAAGATGCGCAAAACGCTTTAAACAAAGTGAAAGATTCAAACAAAATCGCTATCCAATTAAAAGGAAAGGGTGGAACGGGCGGTATTCTTAATGAACTCAGCTTTGGGTATAAATATTTTTTGGGTAAAAAAAGGATTATAGGGTTTAGGCACTCTCTTTTTTTCGGTTACCAAACTAGTAGGCTTGCTTATGCTCCTATCGCCAGTTTAATAGCTGTTTCACCCTTGAGTTTGTTCACTTTTAGTTCTATTTCTTATTCTAATATCGGTTCAATAGCTTTTTTACCCTATGGTTTCAATACGGATTTGCTTATCAATTTAATCGACAATGAAAAGTATTCTTTAGGGCTTGTGATTGGCATGGATATAGGGGCTAGCACTTGGTTTTCAAGTAACAATCTCTATCCGTTTTCAAGTGTGAATCTCAACCCTTTCAATCAAGTCAAGAGCCGCACGATTTTTCAGTTACAAGGAAAATTTGGCGTTCGTTATAATAATGTTAAATATAAATATAGTGTTGAATTAGGGGTTAAAGTGCCAGCCTTTAAAGTCAATTACTATAGCGATAATTATGGGGATAAATTGGATTATAAAAGAGTGGTGAGCGTTTATGTTAACTATGCATATAACTTTAAAAACAAAAATTAA
- the queC gene encoding 7-cyano-7-deazaguanine synthase QueC, with the protein MEQEICAISFSGGQDSTTLAVWAKKRFKKVCLVGFDYAQKHSVELECAQKIASLLQLPYEIIPLDFLENITHSALFKNSNDLMGHSHAQNKDLPNSFVPNRNAIFITLLHSYAQKIGASNIALGVSQADFSGYPDCKEDFIKSIEHALNLGSNTAIKILTPLMFLNKAQEFQMAKDLGVLDLVIKETHTCYQGERKILHAYGYGCGECPACQLRKKGYEEFESNKK; encoded by the coding sequence ATGGAACAAGAAATTTGCGCAATCAGTTTTAGCGGCGGGCAAGATAGCACCACTTTAGCCGTATGGGCAAAAAAGCGTTTTAAAAAAGTCTGTTTAGTGGGGTTTGATTACGCGCAAAAACACTCTGTGGAATTAGAATGCGCTCAAAAAATCGCTTCTCTTTTACAACTCCCTTATGAAATCATCCCATTAGATTTTTTAGAAAATATCACCCACTCTGCGCTTTTTAAAAACTCTAACGATTTAATGGGGCATTCGCATGCGCAAAATAAAGATTTACCCAACTCTTTTGTGCCTAATCGTAACGCTATTTTTATCACCCTTTTGCATTCTTATGCGCAAAAAATAGGGGCTAGTAACATCGCTTTAGGGGTTTCGCAAGCGGATTTTAGCGGCTATCCGGATTGTAAAGAAGATTTCATTAAAAGCATCGAGCATGCCCTCAATTTAGGATCAAACACGGCGATTAAAATCCTAACGCCTTTAATGTTTTTGAATAAAGCTCAAGAATTTCAAATGGCTAAAGATTTAGGCGTCTTGGATTTAGTCATCAAAGAAACGCACACCTGCTATCAAGGAGAGCGAAAGATTTTGCACGCTTATGGTTATGGCTGCGGTGAATGCCCGGCATGCCAATTGAGAAAAAAAGGCTATGAAGAGTTTGAATCTAATAAAAAATAA
- a CDS encoding CCA tRNA nucleotidyltransferase yields the protein MFELDKELKELFDIYEKSSHELYLVGGCVRDCLMGITPKDYDLTSNALVNESKELLLKHHFRVLETGIKHGTITALKNNQSYEITTFRIEKGHIKHRKPKELVFSARLTDDLKRRDFSMNAIAYSPTKGIIDPFKGQNAIENQMIECVGEVRLRFFEDALRILRALRFSATLGFKIAPSTKEAIFAYKDLLKHLSKERLQSELNKFLMGKNAYEVAKEYQEILELVTQEKIESLGFLKSAPFNLELRLLGFFKHQKSLENLRYPKKTCVLFLKAKECHKAFLNIHNKTGLKFLLKNYDLEPFNLALDFYALKNPKRALKIKSLLKEIFNANEPFKKEHLVLKGGTLQNLGYQRQQIGEILNACLNLVIAHPENNSLERLVEWVRDRGY from the coding sequence GTGTTTGAGTTAGACAAAGAATTAAAAGAATTGTTTGACATTTATGAAAAATCCTCTCATGAGCTTTACTTGGTAGGGGGGTGCGTGCGCGATTGTTTGATGGGAATTACCCCTAAAGACTACGATTTAACTTCAAACGCTTTAGTCAATGAAAGTAAAGAACTTCTTTTAAAACACCATTTTAGGGTGCTAGAAACCGGCATCAAGCATGGCACGATCACGGCTCTTAAAAACAATCAAAGCTATGAAATCACAACCTTTAGAATTGAAAAAGGGCATATCAAGCACCGAAAGCCTAAAGAATTGGTTTTTAGCGCTCGTTTAACAGACGATTTAAAGCGGCGCGATTTTAGCATGAATGCGATCGCTTATAGCCCTACAAAAGGGATTATTGATCCTTTTAAGGGGCAAAATGCGATTGAAAATCAAATGATTGAATGCGTGGGGGAAGTGCGATTGAGGTTTTTTGAGGACGCTTTAAGGATTTTAAGAGCGTTGCGATTTAGCGCGACTTTAGGCTTTAAGATAGCGCCAAGCACTAAAGAAGCGATTTTTGCGTATAAGGATTTGTTAAAACATCTTTCTAAAGAGCGCTTACAAAGTGAATTGAATAAGTTTCTTATGGGGAAAAACGCCTATGAAGTGGCTAAAGAGTATCAAGAAATTTTAGAGTTGGTTACTCAAGAGAAAATAGAAAGTTTAGGGTTTTTAAAAAGCGCGCCTTTCAATCTGGAATTAAGATTGTTAGGGTTTTTTAAACACCAAAAAAGTTTAGAAAATTTACGATACCCTAAAAAAACTTGTGTTTTATTTTTAAAAGCTAAAGAATGCCATAAAGCTTTTTTAAATATTCATAACAAAACAGGATTAAAATTTTTATTAAAAAACTACGATCTAGAGCCTTTTAATTTGGCTTTAGATTTTTACGCGCTCAAAAACCCCAAACGCGCTTTAAAAATTAAAAGCTTGTTAAAAGAAATATTTAACGCTAACGAGCCTTTTAAAAAAGAACACCTAGTCCTTAAGGGCGGGACGCTTCAAAATTTGGGCTACCAGCGCCAACAAATCGGCGAAATCTTGAACGCATGCCTAAATTTAGTCATCGCTCACCCTGAAAATAATTCTTTAGAACGCTTGGTGGAGTGGGTGAGGGATAGGGGTTATTGA
- a CDS encoding NAD(P)H-dependent oxidoreductase has protein sequence MDREQVIALQHQRFATKKYDPNRRISEKDWEALVEVGRLAPSSVGLEPWKMLLLKNERMKEDLKPMAWGAISSLEGASHFVIYLARKGVTYDSDYVKKVMHEVKKRDYDADSRFAQIIKNFQESDIKLNSERSLFDWASKQTYIQMANMMMAAAMLGIDSCPIEGYDQEKVEAYLKEKGYLNTAEFGVSVMASFGYRNQEITPKTRWKTEIIYEVIE, from the coding sequence ATGGACAGAGAACAAGTGATTGCTTTACAGCACCAGCGATTCGCTACGAAAAAATACGATCCCAATCGCCGTATTTCTGAAAAGGATTGGGAAGCGTTGGTTGAAGTGGGGAGATTGGCCCCTTCTTCAGTCGGGCTTGAACCATGGAAAATGCTTTTATTAAAGAATGAACGCATGAAAGAAGATTTAAAACCGATGGCCTGGGGGGCTATTTCTAGTTTAGAGGGAGCGAGCCATTTTGTCATTTATCTTGCGCGAAAAGGCGTTACTTATGACAGCGATTATGTTAAAAAAGTGATGCATGAGGTTAAAAAAAGGGATTATGACGCTGATTCTAGGTTCGCTCAAATCATCAAAAATTTCCAAGAGAGCGATATAAAACTCAATAGCGAACGATCTTTGTTTGATTGGGCTAGTAAGCAGACTTATATCCAAATGGCGAACATGATGATGGCAGCGGCCATGTTAGGGATTGATTCTTGCCCGATTGAAGGGTATGATCAAGAAAAAGTGGAGGCTTATTTAAAGGAAAAAGGCTATCTGAACACGGCGGAATTTGGGGTATCGGTAATGGCTAGTTTTGGTTATCGCAACCAAGAAATCACCCCTAAAACCCGCTGGAAAACAGAAATTATTTATGAAGTGATTGAATAA
- a CDS encoding hydrogenase 1 small subunit, whose product MFYDEKKTYQKIEERLDTIRSFNAHNEHKNLQEEFRGAGISRRDLLKWAGMMSTALALPASFTPLTLKAVEVANRLPVIWLHMAECTGCSESLLRSADPTIDSIIFDYINLEYHETIMVASGFQAEKSLHDAIEKHKNNYILMVEGGIPQGTEYFLTQGPNAETGAEECKKVAQHAAAIFAIGTCSSFGGVQAAYPNPSNAQPLHKIIDKPVINVPGCPPSEKNIVGNVLYYLMFGALPKLDAYNRPSWAYGNRIHDLCERRGHFDAGEFVEHFGDENAKKGFCLYKMGCKGPYTFNNCSKLRFNSHTSWPIGAGHGCIGCSEPNFWDTMSPFEEPLANRSIKTAFDGLGADKVADKVGTTLLSATAIGIVAHALLSKAIKNKE is encoded by the coding sequence ATGTTCTACGATGAAAAAAAGACCTATCAAAAGATTGAAGAACGCCTTGATACAATTCGTTCGTTTAACGCTCATAACGAGCATAAGAATTTGCAAGAGGAGTTTAGGGGGGCGGGCATTTCTAGGCGTGATTTATTGAAGTGGGCGGGCATGATGAGTACAGCGTTAGCCTTGCCGGCTAGTTTTACTCCCTTGACTTTGAAGGCGGTAGAAGTGGCTAACAGATTGCCCGTGATTTGGTTGCACATGGCAGAATGCACCGGTTGTAGCGAAAGCTTGTTAAGGAGCGCAGACCCCACCATTGATAGCATTATCTTTGATTATATCAACTTAGAATACCATGAAACCATCATGGTAGCGAGCGGTTTTCAAGCCGAAAAAAGCTTGCATGACGCCATAGAAAAGCATAAAAACAATTACATTTTAATGGTAGAAGGCGGTATCCCCCAAGGCACAGAATACTTTCTCACTCAAGGCCCAAACGCTGAAACGGGGGCTGAAGAGTGCAAGAAAGTCGCCCAACACGCAGCCGCTATTTTTGCCATAGGCACATGCTCAAGTTTTGGGGGCGTGCAAGCGGCTTACCCTAACCCCTCTAACGCGCAACCCTTGCATAAAATCATTGATAAACCCGTGATCAATGTTCCCGGTTGCCCGCCTAGTGAAAAAAATATCGTGGGCAATGTGCTTTATTACTTGATGTTTGGGGCTCTCCCTAAACTTGATGCCTATAACCGCCCCTCTTGGGCTTATGGGAACAGGATCCATGATTTATGCGAAAGGAGAGGGCATTTTGATGCGGGCGAATTTGTGGAGCATTTTGGCGATGAAAACGCTAAAAAGGGCTTTTGTTTGTATAAAATGGGCTGTAAAGGGCCTTACACTTTCAACAATTGCTCCAAACTCCGCTTCAATTCACACACTTCTTGGCCCATAGGCGCAGGGCATGGGTGCATAGGGTGTTCTGAGCCTAATTTTTGGGATACGATGAGTCCTTTTGAAGAGCCTTTAGCGAATCGTTCCATTAAAACCGCCTTTGACGGCTTAGGGGCTGATAAAGTAGCGGATAAAGTAGGCACGACTTTATTGAGTGCAACCGCTATTGGCATTGTTGCGCATGCACTCCTTTCTAAAGCGATCAAAAACAAAGAGTAA